The following are encoded together in the Chaetodon auriga isolate fChaAug3 chromosome 6, fChaAug3.hap1, whole genome shotgun sequence genome:
- the insc gene encoding protein inscuteable homolog, producing MAADRMATPQSSSRQSSSLSSSPMSTRMQSLQVDSVQRWMEDLRHMTEVECMCVLQAKPIGVEEDAQQGELIVASGVGAGDHVARNNLQTLLRRALVVSTELGKMFQRLEKGRWQRVHSTAVRANCHVRSLVHEYSAARNTPPEMQKYEKSLLEKCMELTNITERCLHTDDEFFLKSMREAIHEILTDVSDSFSNMIDMALANEIRVLIKQIDSSDNVHTIGSAISNLLSLTQDGPQLCSIIAKEGAVVALFKICRQDRFRDLYAHALRTVASICCVEEGISQLDKVDGILCLADILTDESSVEAARAEAAAVVAQITSPHHTSTQHLASFLESMHDIVTALIKLCESASCGEVFLLASAALANITFFDSMACEILLQLNAIQILLQACRDRQRVDTPYSKDQVVTILANLSVLEQCASEVLQEQGVERLLLLLGEKPSSSSPSEGAACERVQQKAAVTLARLSRDADVAQTAIQLKAVPRLIELCRSPTERNNSDSVLVACLAALRRLAAGCPDSIEAADHQQLIKPRLVDSFLLCSNMEESFV from the exons ATGGCCGCAGACAGAATGGCGACTCCTCAGAGCAGCTCCAGACAGAGCAGCTCGCTCTCTTCGTCCCCAATGAG CACCCGCATGCAGTCTCTCCAGGTCGACTCGGTCCAGCGCTGGATGGAGGACCTCCGCCACATGACGGAGGtggagtgtatgtgtgtcctcCAGGCCAAACCCATCGGGGTTGAGGAAGACGCCCAGCAGGGAGAGCTGATTGTGGCCTCCGGGGTCGGCGCAGGAGACCACGTGGCCAGGAACAACCTGCAGACGCTCCTCCGCCGAGCGCTGGTGGTCAGCACGGAGCTCGGCAAGATGTTCCAGCGGCTGGAGAAAGGCCGCTGGCAGAGGGTCCACAGCACCGCCGTCAGGGCCAACTGCCACGTGCGCTCACTGGTGCATGAGTACAGCGCCGCCCGAAACACACCACCCGAGATGCAGAAG TATGAGAAATCTCTGCTGGAAAAGTGCATGGAGCTGACCAACATTACAGAGAG GTGCCTTCACACCGACGATGAGTTCTTCCTGAAGTCCATGAGGGAGGCCATCCACGAGATCCTCACGGACGTCAGTGATTCCTTCAGCAACATGATTGACATGGCTTTAGCCAATGAGATCCGG GTCCTGATCAAACAGATCGACTCATCGGACAACGTTCACACCATCGGCAGTGCCATCAGCAACCTGCTGTCCCTCACTCAGGACGgacctcagctctgcagcatcatTGCCAAG GAAGGCGCTGTGGTGGCCCTGTTTAAGATCTGCAGGCAGGACCGCTTCAGAGACCTCTACGCTCACGCTCTGAGAACTGTGGCCTCCATCTGCTGCGTGGAGGAGGGCATCAGCCAGCTGGACAAG GTGGATGGGATCCTGTGCCTGGCCGACATCTTGACCGATGAAAGCAGCGTGGAAGCAGCCAGGGCCGAGGCAGCGGCGGTCGTGGCTCAGATCACCTCACCTCACCACACGTCCACACAGCACCTCGCCAGCTTCCTGGAGAGCATGCACGACATCGTCACCGCGCTCATCA AGCTGTGCGAGAGCGCCTCCTGTGGTGAAGTTTTCCTCCTGGCGTCTGCAGCCTTGGCCAATATCACCTTCTTCGACAGCATGGCCTGTGAGatcctcctgcagctcaacGCCATCCAGATCctgctgcaggcctgcagagaCCGCCAGAGAGTCGACACACCTTACTCCAAAGACCAG GTGGTGACAATCTTGGCAAACCTGTCAGTCTTAGAGCAGTGTGCCTCTGAAGTCCTGCAGGAACAAG GAGTTGAgcgactgctgctgctgctgggagaaAAGCCGTCCTCCTCCAGTCCATCGGAGGGCGCCGCCTGCGAGCGCGTTCAGCAGAAAGCCGCTGTCACACTGGCCCGTCTGAGCAGAGACGCTGACGTGGCCCAAACAGCCATCCAGCTAAAAG CTGTTCCTCGTCTTATTGAACTGTGTCGCTCCCCTACTGAGAGAAATAACAGCGACTCAGTGCTGGTCGCTTGCCTG gcTGCCTTGAGGAGGCTGGCAGCAGGGTGTCCAGACAGCATCGAGGCAGCCGACCACCAGCAGCTGATCAAACCGCGGCTAGTCGACTCTTTCCTGCTGTGCTCCAACATGGAGGAGAGCTTCGTATGA